GCCGGGTGAATCGGGTTAGCGTTGTTTGCATTCGTTTTTAAACTGCCTCCCTGTGGTGAGCCAGGTGCCCAAAGTctgctcaaaacaaaagtgatgTAGGTTAAGCATGTGTAGTAATGAGTAGGATTGTCTTTTCACATGCAAAGATATTGCTTTTGATTGTAGTCGTCCCAATGAAAACGAGTTAAATTCAAACATATATTTTATGGAAAATAGCATGTTTCTGAATGATGCACAATATTGACAATATCACCGAGCTGCGCAGATTACCATTCGATTTGAGCAGGGTGCGCCTCCCTCACCGAGTTAGCCCCGTCACGTGATGGGTCATAGCCCGGGTGAACCCGGCCTGCTTAATCGAATCCACTCAGTATATAAGACTTAATAAAATAGGGGCATTCTGAAAGCCATCTTTCTGTGGGGCCAAGGTTTGTCTGTGTTGCATATCAAAATGTGCAGCACTAACATTCCACATAAAATGCAAACACTTGACTTAATTTTAAAATGCCATTTATGCCTTGAAATaaacagtttttatttttattttatttatttcacctttatttaaccaggtaggctagttgagaacaagttctcatttgcaactgcgacctggccaagataaagcatagcagtgtgaacagacaacacagagttacacatggagtaaacaattaacaagttaataacacagtagaaaaaaatgggcagtctatatacaatgtgtgcaaaaggcatgaggaggtaggcgaataatacaattttgcagattaacactggggtgataaatgatcagatggtcatgtacaggtagagatattggtgtgcaaaagtcTTTGCTCCATGTTGTGTGGGGTCATGATTCAGGCGGTGTGGTCTGGTTGGGCCCTCCACTGCGAGTACCAAGTTGTGACTGAGCAATATCAGCCAGGGCACTTTGGATCTTCTCCAGTAGCAAGTCCCCTCGGTATACCACCTCTTCGAGACGTGCCGCTGCATCAtgattctcctcctccatctgccGCAGACTGTCCGCctagggagaggggcagggagtaAGATAAGaaaggtgagagagggggtgaggggaaaaAGAGGAAGCAAAGAAAGTTGATCAAATCTCCATACAAAATGCATAGAAATTGTAGTTATTTGAGCATGAACTCATTGAAGTAATGAGGTGATAAGGTGATTTACCAAAGCTATTTGTTTGTATGTCCGGGGCAGGGCTATggtaactagaggtcgaccgattatgatttttcaacgccgataccgattattggaggacccccccccccccccccaaaaaaaaagccgataccggttaatcggccgatttaaaaaaaaatgtatttgtaataatgacaattacaacaatactgaatgaacactaacttaatacatcaataaaatcaatttagcctcaaataaaatgaaacatgttcaatttggtttaaataattcaaaaacaaagtattggagaagaaagtaaaagtgcaatatatgccatgtaaaaagctaacgtttaagttccttgctcagaacatatgaaagctggtggttccttttaacaggagtcttcaatattcccaggtaataaGTTTTAGGttttagttattataggaattataggacaatttctctctatacgatttgtatttcatatacctttgactattggctgttcttataggcactttagtattgccagtgtaacagtatatagcttccttccctctcctcgtccctacctgggctcgaaccaggaacatatcatcaaccatgtgtagttaactagtgatttaaattgattgattgttttttataagataagtttaatgctatctAGCAACTTACcctggcttcttactgcattcgcattacaggcagtctcctcgtggagtgcaatgtaatcaggtggttagagcgttggactaattaactgtaaggttgcaagattgaatcccccaagctgacgaggtaaaaatctgtcattctgcccctgaacaaggcagttaacccaccgttcctaggccgtcattgaaaataagaatgtgttcttaactaacttgcctagttaaataaaggataaataaaggtggaaaaaaaaaatatgtccaaatcggtgtccaaaataccgatttccgattgttatgaagacttgaaatcgtccctaattaatcggtcgacctccaaTGGTAACCAATGCTAATGATAGCCACTTACAAGTCTGACTTGGATTGCAACCGAAGTAGTTACAGATTCCAGCCAATCCTCCCCAGGCCCCACACGCTATTTCCAAAGTAAGAGTATAGCAATACAGAATTAGAAGTGAACTATCGCTTTCACTTGAAAGAATGTACTACAATAATTTTCAACATGGAAATGGCACTCTAGTTGGTTGTTTTCCACTCCCGTTGAGTAAATTCAGCCTCCATATACCTGTAGAGCTGCCGTGGACTCCTCACTAGGCAGTGAGTCAATCAGCACGTCCACATCCTTAGCTGTCCGGGCAATCAGTGCAGCAAATAGTTGGGCATACTCTAGAGAAAGAAAAAACAACCCCATTTCAAATTAAAAGGTGTAATCCGTAAACTTTTCATATGCAAATATCGCTGTCCGGTCAATGTCATGATTTCTGAcaaattgtaatatatttgtgCAACATGAGATTCAATTTGTATCAGCAAAGTGTCAAATTACTCACATTGCTAGTGGCTAACAATGTAAGTGAATGGCAAGGGTGTGTCTTGAAATTGGGTCACCCTGTCCGAAGGCAAACACACTGACCACTACTCCAACTTGGGGAAGGTTGTAACAGACTTACATTGGCTAGGTTCCTTATACAAACCCCTCAGAACTGGAAGCACTCAAACTTTCTTTCAAGTGCCCTCCTATGTCTGTCCTTACCTCCAACAGCATCGCAGGAGAGTACATCAGAGAAATAGAATCAAGGATTCAATTTCTGTGGAGTACaacccacttctgacaccagtgcattgtttaagggcttgtaagtatttcactgtaaggtctacacctgttgtattcggcgcatgtgacaaataacatgtaAATTGTAGCAAACGGTGGTATCCCACTTGGATCTAATATCTGACAGATCCTTACCCTCAGTGGGGTTCGATGGCTGGTCCTTGTTGATTGCTGTCTGTATGTTGCTGAACGAAGCTGGCGGCGCACACTGCTGCAGCACCCCGATTGCGTTGCAAAACTGATCAGCAAGCTGAAGGACATCAAAAACACATGTCATTAATATATTGTCACGAGAGAATATTGATTTAACACAATCATAAGACATTAAATAACGCGATTATTTGTTAGGTCGCTAAAGTTAAATCAGCAAACCTTTGCAACCGAGAACCAATCAAAGAGAActtagccaactagctagctgTCATTATTCAGCCTAGTCCGCTTCCAAATACTAAATAAGTCAGTCTAAACGTGACATGACAATTTGCTGAGCATAAAAAAAATTGTGGGGTGTACTAATAGCTACATGAAAAATGAATCATACAGAATTGACTGCATCTTGAAGTTGCGTTAGCCTGTCCGCCATCTttgttgtttctccctctccttggATTTCCGGACAGACAAGACGTTTCTTAGCGGGTTGGAGTACAcaactgttatatatatatacacacacacaacatatctGATCTCCTTTCCCAGTTTTCTTTTCTTTCACTGTTCGTTGTTTACTCCAACCTGCGGATGGCAACAACACGCTAAGAAACGTGTAGTCTGTCCGGAAATCCAATGAGATATGTATATATACTTGGATTTCatcattatacatttttttaatgtatcctttatttaactatataatgtatataataaAATCAGTATCCGAATGGGGAAAAGTGTCTGATAGACCGACTTATTCTAACTGGAATATAGGAGGCGATGCTATCCAGTTTGACTGTAGCGCAGCGCTTCTGATCTGAAGAACTTGCCCATACATTTCCCAGACTGCAGCAGTAACAACAGGAAGTGTACCGCTTGGCTAAGGAGTTTATCGCTAAGGTAAATCTACGAGTATTGGTTTGTTTTATGTGTAATTTCACTTTTCTTATGACAGCTAAGTATATCAAATTTCAATTAAATACAATGCCAACATTAGACTCTTTCAGCTTTTGTTTGCTTGTGTTTTCAGTGACCGATTCACCTGATTTCCGTAGCATTTAAATAGCTAACCTTGTTGATCCGCTAGCTGTAACGATAGCTAGCTACTATCTGACCGACAACTGCCCAACTACACCATTCCGATTAAGCGTGCTTGAAAGGAAAGGTAGGTTATCAGCTAGCTAAAGTACTCTGTAAGAATATTTTACAAACATCCTTCTGATGTCCACTGGTCAGAGACAAACTCTGAA
This DNA window, taken from Oncorhynchus nerka isolate Pitt River linkage group LG23, Oner_Uvic_2.0, whole genome shotgun sequence, encodes the following:
- the LOC115107117 gene encoding mediator of RNA polymerase II transcription subunit 21-like isoform X1 — protein: MYNDEIQVYIHISLDFRTDYTFLSVLLPSAGWSKQRTVKEKKTGKGDQICCVCVYIYNSCVLQPAKKRLVCPEIQGEGETTKMADRLTQLQDAVNSLADQFCNAIGVLQQCAPPASFSNIQTAINKDQPSNPTEEYAQLFAALIARTAKDVDVLIDSLPSEESTAALQRVGPGEDWLESVTTSVAIQVRLADSLRQMEEENHDAAARLEEVVYRGDLLLEKIQSALADIAQSQLGTRSGGPNQTTPPES
- the LOC115107117 gene encoding mediator of RNA polymerase II transcription subunit 21-like isoform X2; this translates as MYNDEIQVYIHISLDFRTDYTFLSVLLPSAGWSKQRTVKEKKTGKGDQICCVCVYIYNSCVLQPAKKRLVCPEIQGEGETTKMADRLTQLQDAVNSLADQFCNAIGVLQQCAPPASFSNIQTAINKDQPSNPTEEYAQLFAALIARTAKDVDVLIDSLPSEESTAALQADSLRQMEEENHDAAARLEEVVYRGDLLLEKIQSALADIAQSQLGTRSGGPNQTTPPES